The following coding sequences are from one Planctomycetaceae bacterium window:
- the dcm gene encoding DNA (cytosine-5-)-methyltransferase, with protein MKFIDLFAGLGGFHLAAKKLGAKCVFACEIDEKLRKTYEANFGITPAGDVKKINPYEIPRHDLLCAGFPCQPFSKAGDQMGWKDAVRGTVFFNIVEILKHCQPKYILLENVAHFVRHDKGNTYTKVKLALEKLGYEVKHAQLSPHRFGVPQIRERMYMVGQLGGLEKFEWPEPQTTDEDISIHNILDKNPKDAIGLSTQVTTCLETWQDFITKFPKTEELPSPIWSMEFKATYPYEYDSLFEIELAKLRNKKGSFGKSLNYHSREDLITHVPSYARYEENSFPGWKQIFIKHNRELYKNHKKNIDCWLEKIMKFPPSLQKLEWNCKGGERNIWDYVIQFRASGVRVKRPTTSPSLVAMTTTQVPIIGWERRYMTVKECARLQSMDKLKYFPAGSAAMTALGNAVNVKVANLVLKNLLKI; from the coding sequence ATGAAATTTATTGATTTATTTGCAGGATTAGGCGGATTTCATTTAGCAGCTAAAAAGTTAGGGGCTAAATGTGTATTTGCATGTGAGATAGATGAAAAACTTCGTAAAACTTACGAAGCAAACTTTGGAATCACGCCAGCAGGCGATGTAAAAAAAATTAATCCTTATGAAATTCCTCGTCACGATTTATTATGTGCCGGCTTTCCTTGTCAACCATTTTCAAAGGCAGGAGATCAGATGGGATGGAAAGATGCCGTAAGGGGAACAGTTTTTTTTAATATTGTAGAAATATTAAAACATTGTCAGCCTAAATACATTCTTCTAGAAAACGTTGCGCATTTTGTTAGACACGATAAAGGCAATACTTATACAAAAGTAAAACTTGCATTAGAAAAACTTGGTTATGAAGTGAAACATGCTCAACTCTCACCCCATAGATTCGGCGTTCCACAAATTCGAGAAAGAATGTATATGGTAGGTCAATTAGGAGGACTGGAGAAATTTGAATGGCCCGAACCGCAGACAACAGACGAAGATATATCTATTCATAACATACTTGACAAAAATCCCAAGGATGCGATCGGGTTAAGTACGCAGGTAACAACTTGTTTAGAAACTTGGCAAGATTTTATTACAAAATTCCCTAAAACTGAAGAGTTGCCATCCCCTATATGGAGCATGGAATTTAAAGCTACCTATCCATATGAATATGATTCTTTATTTGAGATTGAGTTGGCAAAGCTTCGTAATAAAAAAGGGAGTTTTGGTAAATCACTTAATTATCATTCCAGAGAAGATTTGATCACACATGTACCTAGCTATGCAAGATATGAAGAGAATTCATTCCCTGGCTGGAAACAAATATTTATAAAACATAATAGAGAACTTTACAAAAATCATAAGAAAAATATTGATTGCTGGCTTGAGAAGATTATGAAATTTCCTCCAAGTTTGCAAAAGCTAGAGTGGAATTGCAAAGGTGGGGAACGCAATATTTGGGATTACGTAATTCAATTCAGAGCATCTGGTGTAAGGGTTAAACGACCGACAACCTCACCTTCATTAGTCGCTATGACTACCACTCAGGTTCCAATTATTGGATGGGAACGACGTTATATGACTGTAAAAGAATGTGCTCGATTACAGTCTATGGATAAATTGAAATATTTTCCTGCGGGCTCTGCAGCAATGACTGCACTTGGAAATGCTGTTAATGTAAAAGTTGCAAATCTTGTTCTTAAAAACCTTTTAAAAATATAA
- the pheA gene encoding prephenate dehydratase — protein MNLEDLRNQIDQIDAKLVELLNQRAQVVIGIGKLKGDGPVYAPDREKKVLERIAKLNKGPLPDKTLFAVWRELMSGSFFLERPLRISYLGPEGSFTHTAAVRKFGQSVDYEPVTDIRGIFDEVTRGHCDLGVVPVENSAGGGVIETLDAFADTSAMICAEVYMPIHHNLLANCTLEQVKKIYSKPEIFSQCRQWLSKTFKEANTIAAASSAKASQMAAEEKFSAAIGSDIAAELYGLKIICENIEDIGNNVTRFLIISKEDARPTGEDKTSILFSTAHKAGALADVLNVFKQREVNLTNIESRPSKKRQREYYFFVDCQGHRKDEKLIECLKEIKQHCLQLSVLGSYPKNDLILEA, from the coding sequence ATGAATTTAGAAGACTTACGCAACCAAATAGACCAGATTGATGCAAAGCTCGTTGAGCTGTTAAATCAGCGTGCGCAGGTAGTTATAGGAATCGGCAAGCTCAAGGGCGATGGCCCTGTTTACGCTCCCGACCGTGAGAAAAAGGTACTCGAACGGATAGCGAAGTTGAACAAAGGCCCGTTGCCGGACAAGACGTTATTCGCTGTCTGGCGGGAACTTATGAGCGGTTCGTTCTTTCTTGAAAGGCCGTTGCGGATTTCATATTTGGGCCCTGAAGGCAGTTTTACGCATACAGCCGCCGTTCGCAAATTCGGCCAAAGCGTTGACTACGAACCAGTTACGGACATTCGCGGAATCTTCGACGAAGTTACCCGCGGGCATTGCGATTTGGGTGTTGTACCGGTTGAGAATTCCGCCGGCGGAGGCGTTATCGAAACGCTGGATGCTTTCGCGGATACAAGCGCGATGATTTGCGCCGAAGTTTATATGCCGATTCATCATAACTTATTGGCTAACTGTACTTTAGAGCAGGTGAAAAAGATTTACTCCAAGCCGGAGATCTTCTCCCAGTGTCGTCAGTGGCTAAGCAAGACGTTCAAGGAAGCCAATACGATAGCGGCCGCATCGTCAGCAAAGGCTTCGCAGATGGCTGCCGAGGAAAAATTTTCCGCCGCGATAGGTTCGGACATTGCCGCCGAGTTGTACGGCTTGAAGATTATCTGTGAGAACATTGAAGACATTGGAAACAACGTAACACGTTTCCTTATAATAAGTAAAGAAGATGCTCGCCCGACCGGCGAAGACAAGACCTCGATATTGTTTAGTACTGCTCATAAGGCCGGTGCTTTGGCGGATGTGCTGAATGTGTTTAAGCAGCGTGAAGTCAACCTGACGAATATTGAATCGCGGCCGAGTAAGAAGCGTCAGCGTGAGTATTATTTCTTTGTCGATTGTCAGGGGCATCGCAAAGATGAAAAATTGATTGAGTGTCTAAAGGAAATTAAACAGCACTGCCTGCAGCTTTCGGTGCTCGGCAGTTATCCGAAAAACGATTTAATTTTAGAAGCATAG
- a CDS encoding XRE family transcriptional regulator — protein sequence MSLGQVIRNKRRELGLTLDEVAAKTGFSKPYLSTIENEKVKNPPSDELLRKLEEAFGVTPGSLRQMANLDRAPADVREQFEASKAENERWRKLVRGLMDKKVKNRELNDLLSEGQLQLDMQITDKQPGNLIPIINRVAAGYPVDFDDLQYPAGFADDYVRCPDVDDAHAFAVRVIGDSMQPKFVEGDIVIFSPGLEVRNGDDCFVRMAEPHETTFKRVFFESENKIRLQPRNEKYPPMVIEGIRINGLYRAFIKYERL from the coding sequence ATGTCATTAGGTCAGGTAATACGCAATAAACGCCGTGAATTGGGGCTGACGCTGGACGAAGTCGCCGCAAAGACGGGATTTTCAAAGCCGTATCTTTCGACAATTGAAAATGAAAAGGTCAAGAATCCGCCGAGCGATGAGCTGCTGCGCAAACTCGAAGAGGCTTTTGGTGTAACGCCGGGCAGTCTTCGTCAAATGGCCAACCTCGACCGCGCACCTGCGGATGTGCGGGAGCAGTTCGAGGCGTCAAAGGCTGAAAACGAACGCTGGCGAAAACTCGTACGCGGCCTGATGGACAAGAAAGTCAAGAACAGGGAGCTTAACGACCTGCTTTCGGAAGGCCAGCTGCAACTCGATATGCAAATCACCGACAAACAGCCGGGCAATCTTATCCCTATAATAAACCGCGTCGCAGCGGGCTATCCGGTCGATTTTGACGATTTGCAGTATCCAGCGGGGTTTGCAGATGATTATGTCCGCTGTCCGGATGTCGATGATGCGCACGCGTTCGCTGTGCGGGTTATCGGCGATTCAATGCAGCCGAAATTTGTCGAGGGCGATATCGTAATCTTTTCGCCTGGGCTGGAAGTGCGAAACGGCGACGACTGCTTTGTGCGTATGGCCGAGCCGCACGAGACGACTTTTAAACGCGTCTTTTTCGAAAGCGAAAATAAAATCCGACTTCAGCCGAGAAATGAAAAATATCCGCCGATGGTTATCGAAGGCATCCGAATCAACGGCCTGTACCGCGCGTTTATAAAATACGAAAGACTGTAA
- a CDS encoding class I SAM-dependent methyltransferase has product MAEKKRHVSREIGLEIGHIAGKGLFKLEHLHYGLWKKGLEPEILNMHLAQDEYCKFIISHIPAEVKSILDVGCGTGAFSKKLSDLGYKVDCVCPTDYQNKLVEERMPKTTEVFKCKFEEIQTNKKYDMIQFCESFQYIELDTVIDIAESLLNPNGYILICDFFKKQSQVEYGLKGGHRFEKFMGIMKNSNFKIIEDIDITAETAPNMDILDRATKEVMIPIAGAVDRFLMSRNPWITKLVKWKYRKKLEKAHNKYLYGKRTGKDFMETKTYRLFVCKRAK; this is encoded by the coding sequence TTGGCAGAAAAAAAAAGACACGTATCACGCGAAATAGGCCTTGAAATCGGCCATATAGCCGGTAAGGGACTGTTTAAACTTGAGCATCTGCACTACGGACTCTGGAAAAAGGGACTTGAGCCGGAGATTCTTAATATGCATCTGGCGCAGGATGAATACTGCAAATTTATCATCTCGCATATCCCTGCTGAAGTGAAATCGATTCTTGACGTCGGCTGCGGAACTGGTGCTTTTTCCAAAAAGCTCTCTGACCTCGGCTACAAAGTCGATTGCGTTTGCCCGACGGATTATCAGAATAAACTCGTCGAGGAGAGAATGCCAAAAACCACCGAAGTCTTCAAATGCAAATTCGAAGAAATTCAAACCAATAAAAAATACGATATGATTCAGTTCTGCGAAAGTTTTCAGTACATCGAACTCGACACAGTAATCGATATCGCTGAATCACTGCTGAATCCGAACGGATATATTCTTATCTGCGACTTTTTCAAGAAACAATCGCAGGTTGAGTACGGGCTTAAAGGCGGACACAGATTCGAAAAATTTATGGGCATAATGAAAAACTCTAATTTCAAGATTATCGAAGATATCGACATCACCGCCGAGACAGCACCGAATATGGATATCCTCGACAGAGCCACTAAGGAAGTAATGATTCCAATCGCAGGCGCTGTTGACAGATTTCTGATGAGCAGGAATCCATGGATTACGAAACTTGTAAAATGGAAATATCGCAAGAAACTTGAAAAGGCTCACAATAAATATCTTTACGGCAAACGTACCGGCAAAGATTTTATGGAAACCAAAACTTATCGTTTGTTTGTTTGTAAAAGAGCAAAATAA